GCGTTCTTCAACAGATTGATCATCAACTGTTTAAATTCAATGGTGTTCACTAAAATATAACAATCCTTCTGTACATCACGGAGAAATATATTATTATCTCTGAGAATTCCATATGATTTTACTAAATCAGTAACGCTTTGAAGCAAGTAGTCTACTTCAACCTTCTCCAGCTTAATATCATTATCGGGTTTTGCCAGCATCAGAAATTGAGAAAGAACATGCTCTGCTGTGTTCAGCTCATCAATCATCAGGCTATAGTTCCGTTTGGAGCCTTCATCCATTTTCTCCTCTTGCTGATAGAGCTGCAGGAAACCTTTTACTACTGTTAATGGGTTCCTGATTTCATGGGCTACAGCTGCTGCTAACTGACCTGTAGTTTTCAGCCGTTCTGATTGCTGAAGCTGTTTGTAATACAATTGCTGTTTTTTTATTCGTTCATATGTTAAAAGAAAAATACAATATAATAGCGCTTGGCTTCCTAGGAAGTTAATAACATTGCCTGGAACATTTATTCCTAGCAGCCCAAATGTCTCTGCCTTGTCCATAAACAGAATGTAACCATATCCAAGCAAGTAAAGGCATATATTCATTACCATTGAAAATATGAAAAGCTGTTTATCAAAAAATAAAATGGAGATTGCCGGGATGAAACATACAAAAATAAAGGAAGACCATGTATCTGGATATACATAAAATATCGTATAAAAATAGGCCGTTCCAACGATGATGATTAAAAAATTAAGCCACCAGCCAGAAATCTTCGGATACAGCAGCAACAGCACAGATAATATGACCACTTCTACTGCATTTAAGTAATTCCCAAAGCGCAGTCCCGCTGTCTCCATGAATAAACTTGCTACCATTCCTGTCACCATGAACAGGATGATAACAGCTATAACCCCGTAATAAACCTTTACATTAAAATCCTTATATGAATTCATGTTTTATGCACCTTTTATTTAATTTCCATACATCTTTAGTCTACCAAACTGGCAAGCGCTTGAATACGTTTTTCCAGTTATTTGTTATGGTTTTTATCTGCTTCCAACTACCTTTTTTAATACTTCATCACTTTTATACACACATGCGTTAAAGTATTAAAAATTTTTATTGACGCCCACCCATATATTGCATATAATTACCACAAAATACAAGGGAATGGAGATTATGGGGATGAAAGAGTTTTTCAACAAATTATTAACTGGAATCAGTATTGGCATTGTCGTCTCATTAATACCAAATGCACTTTTAGGGGAAATTTTAAAGCTTCTGATACCTTATATACCATCCCTTCAACATGTTTATGACATCACCGTATTTGTGATGAGCCTGCTGCC
This DNA window, taken from Niallia sp. Man26, encodes the following:
- a CDS encoding HAMP domain-containing sensor histidine kinase — protein: MNSYKDFNVKVYYGVIAVIILFMVTGMVASLFMETAGLRFGNYLNAVEVVILSVLLLLYPKISGWWLNFLIIIVGTAYFYTIFYVYPDTWSSFIFVCFIPAISILFFDKQLFIFSMVMNICLYLLGYGYILFMDKAETFGLLGINVPGNVINFLGSQALLYCIFLLTYERIKKQQLYYKQLQQSERLKTTGQLAAAVAHEIRNPLTVVKGFLQLYQQEEKMDEGSKRNYSLMIDELNTAEHVLSQFLMLAKPDNDIKLEKVEVDYLLQSVTDLVKSYGILRDNNIFLRDVQKDCYILVNTIEFKQLMINLLKNAMEASPYGEPIFIETELQKDMVEIKVTDHGCGMSEEEVQSLGTPFYSLKSKGTGLGMMICFNIVEKYNGKINIESKKGEGTIVKIQFPLVKNP